The Hydrogenophaga crocea genome contains a region encoding:
- the dnaB gene encoding replicative DNA helicase, whose protein sequence is MSSAFSSPFPDLGTGFDEGGDRQIAQLRVPPHSIEAESSVLGGLLLDNGAWDRVADLVNDSDFYRYEHRLIYSSIATLVNASKPADVVTVFEHLQNQGKAEEIGGLAYLNSLAQYVPSAANIRRYAEIVRERAVLRKLVAASDEIATAAFNPQGRPIAKILDEAEQKIFKIGEEGSRMKEGFQSMDKLVVDLLDRVQEMADNPQDVTGVPTGFIDLDRMTSGLQAGDLVVLAARPSMGKTAFAINIAEHVALNEGLPVAVFSMEMGAAQLAVRVVGSIGRINQGHLRTGKLTDEEWPRLTEAIEKLRTVSLHIDETPGLTPSELRANARRLARQCGKLGLIVVDYLQLMSGSSSDGSDNRATELGEISRGLKMLAKELQCPVIALSQLNRSVEQRTDKRPMMSDLRESGAIEQDADIIMFIYRDEYYTREACKEPGVAEIIIGKQRNGPTGTVKLAFLNMLTRFETLVGGGDY, encoded by the coding sequence ATGTCTTCCGCCTTTTCCAGCCCCTTCCCCGACCTCGGCACCGGTTTCGACGAGGGCGGCGACCGCCAGATCGCCCAGTTGCGCGTGCCGCCGCATTCGATCGAAGCCGAGTCCAGCGTGCTCGGCGGCCTGTTGCTCGACAACGGCGCCTGGGACCGCGTGGCCGACCTCGTCAACGACTCCGACTTCTACCGCTATGAGCACCGCCTGATCTACTCGTCGATCGCGACCCTGGTCAACGCCAGCAAGCCCGCCGACGTGGTGACGGTGTTCGAGCACCTGCAGAACCAGGGCAAGGCCGAAGAGATCGGCGGCCTGGCCTACCTCAACTCGCTCGCGCAGTACGTGCCCAGCGCGGCCAACATCCGCCGTTACGCCGAGATCGTTCGCGAGCGCGCGGTGCTGCGCAAGCTCGTGGCCGCGAGCGACGAGATCGCCACCGCGGCCTTCAATCCCCAGGGCCGCCCGATCGCCAAGATCCTCGACGAAGCCGAGCAGAAGATCTTCAAGATCGGCGAAGAAGGCTCGCGCATGAAGGAGGGCTTCCAGTCGATGGACAAGTTGGTCGTCGACCTGCTCGACCGCGTGCAGGAGATGGCCGACAACCCGCAGGACGTGACCGGCGTGCCCACGGGCTTCATCGATCTCGACCGCATGACCTCGGGCCTGCAGGCCGGTGACCTCGTCGTGCTGGCCGCACGACCGTCCATGGGCAAGACCGCCTTCGCGATCAACATCGCCGAGCACGTGGCGCTCAACGAGGGCCTGCCGGTGGCGGTGTTCTCGATGGAAATGGGCGCGGCCCAGCTCGCGGTGCGCGTGGTGGGCTCGATCGGCCGCATCAACCAGGGCCACCTGCGCACCGGCAAGCTCACCGACGAAGAGTGGCCGCGCCTGACCGAGGCGATCGAGAAGCTGCGCACGGTCTCGCTGCACATCGACGAGACGCCCGGCCTCACGCCCAGCGAACTGCGCGCGAACGCGCGTCGCCTGGCGCGCCAGTGCGGCAAGCTCGGCCTGATCGTGGTCGACTACCTGCAGCTCATGAGCGGATCGAGCAGCGACGGCTCCGACAACCGGGCCACCGAGCTCGGCGAGATCTCGCGCGGTCTGAAGATGCTGGCCAAGGAACTGCAGTGCCCGGTGATCGCGCTGTCGCAGCTCAACCGCTCGGTGGAACAGCGCACCGACAAGCGACCCATGATGAGCGACCTGCGCGAGTCGGGCGCCATCGAGCAGGACGCGGACATCATCATGTTCATCTACCGCGACGAGTACTACACGCGCGAGGCCTGCAAGGAGCCCGGCGTGGCCGAGATCATCATCGGCAAGCAGCGCAACGGCCCCACGGGGACCGTGAAGCTGGCCTTCCTGAACATGCTGACCCGCTTCGAGACGCTGGTGGGCGGCGGGGATTACTGA
- the rplI gene encoding 50S ribosomal protein L9 translates to MQVILLDKVVNLGALGDVVKVKDGYARNFLIPSGRARRATQTAVAEFEARRADLEKAAAAKLAEAQALGEKLAAVNVKLTQKAGVDGRLFGSVTNNDVAEELQKQGFSVAKAQVRMPNGLLKNVGDYTVQVHLHTDVTVDVAVTVLGETA, encoded by the coding sequence ATGCAAGTGATTCTTCTCGACAAAGTGGTCAACCTCGGCGCCCTGGGCGACGTGGTCAAGGTCAAAGACGGCTACGCCCGCAACTTCCTGATCCCCTCGGGCCGTGCGCGCCGCGCGACCCAGACCGCCGTGGCCGAATTCGAAGCCCGCCGCGCCGACCTCGAAAAGGCCGCCGCTGCCAAGCTGGCCGAGGCCCAGGCCCTGGGTGAAAAGCTGGCCGCCGTGAACGTCAAGCTCACGCAGAAGGCCGGTGTGGACGGCCGCCTCTTCGGCTCCGTCACCAACAACGACGTGGCCGAAGAACTGCAGAAGCAGGGCTTCAGCGTCGCCAAGGCCCAGGTGCGCATGCCCAACGGCCTGCTCAAGAACGTGGGTGACTACACGGTTCAGGTGCACCTGCACACCGACGTCACGGTCGACGTGGCCGTCACGGTGCTCGGCGAAACCGCCTGA
- the rpsR gene encoding 30S ribosomal protein S18 translates to MAAPKRFNKDKRPKRNTQSLLFKRKRFCRFTVAKVEEVDYKDVDVLRDFIAENGKIIPARLTGTRAIYQRQVTTAIKRARFLAMLPYSDQHRV, encoded by the coding sequence ATGGCTGCACCCAAGCGTTTCAACAAAGACAAGCGTCCCAAGCGCAACACGCAATCGCTGCTGTTCAAGCGCAAGCGCTTCTGCCGCTTCACCGTCGCCAAGGTTGAAGAAGTCGACTACAAGGACGTGGACGTCCTGCGCGACTTCATCGCCGAAAACGGCAAGATCATCCCGGCCCGCCTGACCGGCACCCGCGCGATCTACCAGCGCCAGGTGACCACCGCCATCAAGCGCGCGCGCTTCCTGGCCATGCTGCCGTACAGCGACCAGCACCGCGTCTGA
- the priB gene encoding primosomal replication protein N: MNRLQLQAVVVQVQSLRYTPAGIPALNLVLEHESQQTELDTPRTVKVQLRAVAFGALAEALQKQALNDAAHFDGFLANARTGKGVVFHIQAFSKT, encoded by the coding sequence GTGAACCGTCTCCAGTTGCAGGCCGTCGTGGTGCAGGTGCAGAGCCTGCGCTACACCCCGGCCGGCATCCCGGCGCTCAACCTCGTGCTCGAGCACGAGTCGCAGCAGACCGAACTGGACACCCCCCGAACCGTCAAGGTCCAGCTCAGGGCCGTTGCCTTCGGCGCCCTCGCCGAAGCCCTGCAGAAGCAGGCCCTGAACGACGCTGCACACTTCGACGGCTTTCTCGCGAACGCACGCACCGGCAAAGGGGTGGTGTTCCACATCCAAGCATTCAGCAAGACATAG